One region of Wyeomyia smithii strain HCP4-BCI-WySm-NY-G18 chromosome 3, ASM2978416v1, whole genome shotgun sequence genomic DNA includes:
- the LOC129730387 gene encoding uncharacterized protein DDB_G0287625-like — NNNNNNNNNNNNNNNNNNNNNNNNNNNNNNNNNNNNNNNNNNNNNYNNNSNNNNNNNNNNNINNNNNNNNNNNNNNNNNNNNNNNNNNNNNNNNNNNNNNNNNNNNNNNNNNNNNNNNNNNNNNNNNNNNNNNNNNNNNNNNNNNNNNNNNNNNNNNNNNNNNNKNNNNNNNNNNNNNNNNNNNNNNNNNNNNNNNNNNNNNNNNNNNNNNNNNNNNNDNNNNNNNNYNNNNNNNNNNNNNNNN, encoded by the coding sequence aataataataataataataataataataataataataataataataataataataataataataataataataataataataataataataataataataataataataataataataataataataataataattataataataatagtaataataataataataataataataataataatattaataataataataataataataataataataataataataataataataataataataataataataataataataataataataataataataataataataataataataataataataataataataataataataataataataataataataataataataataataataataataataataataataataataataataataataataataataataataataataataataataataataataataataataataataataataataataataataataataataataataataataataaaaataataataataataataataataataataataataataataataataataataataataataataataataataataataataataataataataataataataataataataataataataataataataataataataataataataataataatgataataataataataataataataattataataataataataataataataataataataataataataataataat